A region of Geobacillus sp. 46C-IIa DNA encodes the following proteins:
- the trpB gene encoding tryptophan synthase subunit beta: protein MIEHIPNEHGRFGDFGGKFVPETLMLPLEEIEVELDKALADESFKQEYIRILQHYSGRPTPLTFAPNLTRQLGGAKMYLKREDLNHTGAHKINNAIGQALLAKRMGKKKLIAETGAGQHGVAAATVAAHFGMECIVFMGEEDMKRQELNVFRMKLLGAEVVPVSSGNRTLKDATNEAIRYWVAHCDDHFYMIGSVVGPHPYPKMVREFQRVIGDEAKEQFLAREGKLPDVIVACVGGGSNAIGMFYPFLQDDVRLVGVEAAGKGIDTPHHAATITKGTKGVIHGAMTYLLQDEYGQIIEPYSISAGLDYPGVGPEHAYLASIGRVRYESVTDEEAVAAFQLLSQTEGIIPAIESAHAVAKAVELARRMEPDETVLICLSGRGDKDVQAMMRYLGAKEGEDVASAR from the coding sequence ATGATCGAACATATTCCGAATGAACACGGGCGATTTGGCGATTTCGGCGGCAAGTTTGTCCCAGAGACGCTCATGCTTCCGCTTGAGGAAATTGAAGTGGAGCTCGACAAAGCGCTTGCCGATGAGTCGTTCAAGCAAGAATATATCCGTATTTTGCAGCACTACTCCGGGCGGCCGACCCCGCTGACGTTCGCCCCCAATTTGACACGGCAGCTCGGCGGCGCGAAAATGTATTTAAAGCGTGAAGATTTAAACCATACCGGCGCCCATAAAATCAACAACGCCATCGGCCAGGCGCTCTTGGCGAAACGGATGGGCAAGAAAAAGCTGATCGCCGAAACCGGCGCCGGGCAGCACGGGGTTGCGGCGGCGACGGTGGCCGCTCACTTCGGGATGGAATGCATCGTTTTTATGGGCGAGGAAGACATGAAACGGCAAGAACTGAACGTGTTTCGCATGAAGCTGTTAGGCGCCGAAGTCGTGCCGGTGTCAAGCGGAAACCGGACGTTAAAAGACGCGACGAACGAGGCGATTCGTTATTGGGTCGCCCATTGCGACGACCACTTTTACATGATCGGCTCGGTCGTCGGCCCGCATCCGTACCCGAAAATGGTGCGCGAGTTTCAGCGCGTGATCGGCGATGAGGCGAAAGAACAGTTTCTCGCCCGCGAAGGGAAGCTGCCGGATGTCATTGTCGCCTGCGTCGGCGGCGGCAGCAACGCCATCGGCATGTTTTACCCGTTTTTGCAAGACGACGTTCGTCTCGTCGGCGTAGAAGCAGCCGGCAAAGGAATCGATACTCCGCACCATGCGGCGACGATTACGAAAGGGACGAAAGGGGTCATCCACGGGGCGATGACATACTTGCTGCAAGATGAATACGGGCAAATTATTGAACCGTATTCGATTTCCGCCGGCCTCGATTACCCCGGCGTCGGTCCGGAACACGCGTATTTGGCGAGCATCGGACGCGTCCGTTATGAGAGTGTGACCGATGAGGAAGCGGTCGCTGCGTTTCAGCTGCTATCGCAGACCGAAGGCATCATTCCGGCCATCGAATCGGCCCATGCGGTGGCGAAAGCCGTCGAGCTGGCCCGCCGGATGGAGCCGGATGAGACGGTGCTCATTTGCCTGTCCGGCCGCGGCGATAAAGATGTGCAAGCGATGATGCGCTATCTCGGTGCGAAGGAAGGTGAAGACGTTGCGTCTGCCCGCTAA
- the trpA gene encoding tryptophan synthase subunit alpha, which produces MKTLRLPANQPLFIPFIVAGDPSVDLTVDLALALQDAGADVLELGVPYSDPLADGPTIQRAAARALAGQMALPKAVQLVAEMRKKGVKIPIIIFTYYNPVLQLGEESFFALARENGADGVLIPDLPFEESGPLRKLGERFGLPLISLVAPTSKQRIERIASAAQGFLYCVSSLGVTGVRETLPESLGGFLGEVKRHSRVPVAVGFGISTPEQVAMLKGVCDGVVVGSALVQKVEQLLERLQTPKEKEAAIAEFAAYARSLAAPLREPCSSR; this is translated from the coding sequence GTGAAGACGTTGCGTCTGCCCGCTAATCAACCGCTGTTTATTCCGTTTATCGTCGCCGGCGACCCGTCTGTCGACTTGACCGTCGACCTCGCTTTGGCGCTGCAAGACGCCGGCGCTGATGTGTTGGAGCTTGGCGTGCCGTACTCTGACCCGCTCGCCGACGGGCCGACGATCCAGCGCGCCGCCGCCCGGGCGCTCGCCGGACAAATGGCGCTGCCAAAGGCCGTTCAGCTTGTCGCCGAGATGCGAAAAAAAGGAGTAAAAATTCCGATTATCATCTTTACGTATTATAATCCTGTGTTACAATTAGGAGAAGAATCCTTTTTTGCTTTAGCGCGAGAAAATGGCGCTGACGGCGTGCTCATTCCCGATTTGCCGTTTGAGGAGAGCGGCCCGCTCCGCAAGCTCGGTGAGCGGTTTGGCCTTCCGCTCATTTCGCTCGTCGCCCCGACGTCAAAGCAGCGAATAGAGCGAATCGCTTCGGCGGCGCAAGGGTTTTTGTACTGCGTCTCCTCGCTTGGCGTCACCGGCGTGCGCGAGACATTGCCGGAGTCGCTTGGCGGCTTCTTGGGCGAAGTAAAACGGCACAGCCGCGTTCCGGTCGCTGTCGGGTTCGGCATTTCGACTCCGGAACAAGTGGCGATGCTCAAAGGCGTCTGCGATGGCGTCGTCGTTGGCAGCGCGCTCGTGCAAAAAGTGGAACAGCTGCTTGAGCGCCTGCAGACCCCGAAGGAAAAGGAAGCGGCCATCGCCGAGTTTGCCGCGTATGCCCGCTCGCTCGCCGCGCCGCTTCGGGAGCCGTGTTCTTCGCGCTAA
- the hisC gene encoding histidinol-phosphate transaminase, with protein MQVKEQLRGLPPYQPGKSIEEVKREYGLSDLIKLASNENPYGSSPAAKSAIAAELDRLAVYPDGYARALREKAAAHLGVKETQLLFGNGSDEVVQMFCRAFLEPGTNTVMATPTFPQYRHNAVIERAEVREVPLVDGRHDLEAMLNAIDGNTRIVWICNPNNPTGTYVNETELRAFLDRVPLHVLVVLDEAYYEYATAADYPQTVPLLQEYEQLVIMRTFSKAYGLAALRVGYGIASEAIIRAVEPAREPFNTSTVAQAAAAAALDDQAFIRTCVEQNRAELERYYRFCEEHGLKYYPSQANFLFIDFGIDGNEVFQYLLERGIIVRSGKALGLPTGVRVTIGTKEQNDRVFETVLHMLREKQLA; from the coding sequence ATGCAAGTGAAGGAACAACTTCGGGGGCTTCCCCCGTACCAGCCGGGAAAATCGATCGAGGAAGTGAAGCGGGAATACGGTCTTTCCGATCTTATTAAACTAGCTTCCAATGAAAACCCATACGGTTCGTCACCGGCGGCGAAATCCGCCATCGCCGCCGAGCTTGACCGCCTTGCCGTCTATCCGGATGGCTATGCCCGCGCGTTGCGTGAAAAAGCAGCTGCCCATCTTGGCGTTAAGGAAACGCAGCTGTTGTTTGGCAACGGCTCGGATGAAGTCGTGCAAATGTTTTGCCGCGCCTTTTTAGAGCCGGGCACGAACACGGTGATGGCGACGCCAACGTTTCCGCAATACCGCCATAACGCGGTCATTGAGCGGGCCGAAGTGCGCGAAGTGCCGCTTGTTGACGGGCGCCATGATTTAGAAGCGATGCTTAACGCCATCGACGGGAATACGCGCATTGTTTGGATTTGCAATCCGAACAACCCGACCGGCACGTATGTGAATGAAACGGAGTTGCGCGCCTTTTTGGATCGCGTGCCGCTGCACGTGCTTGTCGTCTTGGATGAAGCGTATTACGAATACGCAACGGCGGCCGATTATCCGCAAACGGTGCCGCTGTTACAAGAATACGAACAACTTGTCATTATGCGCACGTTCTCGAAAGCGTACGGGCTTGCTGCGCTCCGCGTTGGCTACGGCATTGCCAGCGAGGCCATCATTCGCGCCGTCGAACCAGCGCGCGAGCCATTTAACACGTCGACCGTCGCTCAAGCGGCCGCTGCGGCCGCGCTTGATGACCAAGCGTTCATCCGCACCTGCGTCGAACAAAACCGCGCCGAGCTTGAACGATATTACCGCTTCTGCGAAGAACACGGCCTGAAGTACTATCCGTCGCAGGCGAACTTTTTGTTCATCGACTTCGGCATAGACGGCAATGAAGTGTTTCAGTATTTGCTCGAGCGGGGCATTATCGTCCGCTCCGGCAAGGCGCTCGGCTTGCCGACCGGCGTGCGCGTCACCATCGGCACGAAAGAGCAGAATGACCGGGTGTTTGAAACGGTTTTGCACATGCTTCGCGAAAAACAGCTCGCCTGA
- a CDS encoding prephenate dehydrogenase translates to MEGNVFIVGLGLIGGSIALAVKKAHPKAVIIGYDVNDHQLGLARSLKVIDEAVHSVEDGFGQADLIVLAAPVMQTEALLSSMPLERLKRGVIVTDVGSTKQRIVQGARRLLDHGVAFIGGHPMAGSHKSGVAAARAHLFENAFYVLTPTDGVPPQQVEKLKQWLSGTKAQFVVLTPEEHDRITGVISHFPHLIAASLVHQAREYENENALVSRLAAGGFRDITRIASSNPEMWRDIFIHNKRELLALFERWIAEMERLRSFVEEENSIAIYHYFLEAKQFRDGLPVRTKGAIPSFYDLYVDVPDYPGVISEVTGYLAQENISITNIRIIETREEIYGVLRLSFQSEDDRARAKACLAKHTNYATYEG, encoded by the coding sequence TTGGAAGGAAACGTGTTTATTGTCGGCCTCGGCTTGATCGGCGGGTCGATTGCTCTAGCTGTTAAAAAGGCGCATCCAAAGGCAGTGATCATCGGCTATGACGTCAACGACCATCAGCTCGGTTTGGCTCGCTCGCTGAAAGTGATCGACGAAGCCGTCCATTCCGTAGAAGACGGGTTTGGGCAAGCGGATTTGATTGTTCTCGCCGCTCCGGTCATGCAGACGGAAGCGCTGCTTTCATCCATGCCGCTTGAGCGGCTGAAGCGCGGCGTCATCGTCACGGATGTCGGCAGCACGAAGCAGCGCATCGTTCAAGGCGCGCGCCGCCTGTTGGATCACGGCGTGGCGTTTATCGGCGGCCATCCGATGGCCGGGTCGCACAAAAGCGGTGTGGCCGCGGCGCGGGCGCATTTGTTTGAAAATGCCTTTTACGTTTTGACGCCAACAGACGGCGTGCCGCCGCAGCAGGTCGAGAAGTTGAAACAATGGCTTTCCGGAACAAAAGCGCAGTTTGTCGTCTTAACGCCGGAAGAACATGACCGCATCACTGGGGTGATCAGCCATTTTCCGCACTTGATCGCTGCAAGCCTCGTCCATCAGGCGCGCGAGTATGAAAACGAAAACGCCCTCGTCAGCCGGCTGGCGGCCGGCGGTTTCCGCGATATTACCCGCATTGCGTCGAGCAATCCGGAAATGTGGCGCGACATTTTTATCCATAATAAGCGCGAGCTGCTCGCCCTTTTTGAGCGTTGGATCGCCGAAATGGAGCGGCTCCGCTCGTTTGTCGAGGAAGAAAACAGCATCGCGATTTACCATTATTTTCTTGAAGCGAAACAGTTTCGCGACGGGCTGCCGGTGCGGACAAAGGGGGCGATTCCATCGTTTTACGATTTGTATGTCGACGTGCCCGACTATCCGGGCGTCATTTCCGAGGTCACCGGCTATTTAGCCCAGGAAAATATCAGCATTACAAACATCCGCATTATCGAGACGCGCGAGGAAATTTACGGGGTGCTCCGCCTCAGCTTCCAAAGCGAAGATGACCGGGCGCGGGCGAAAGCGTGCCTCGCCAAACATACGAACTATGCGACATATGAAGGGTAG
- the aroA gene encoding 3-phosphoshikimate 1-carboxyvinyltransferase — MQLPTNVSSLRGTMEVPGDKSISHRAVMLGALASGRTVIDHFLPGADCLSTIDCFRKLGVDIRQDGTNVIVEGAGPGGLREPAAVLDVGNSGTTARLLLGILAGQPFHACLVGDESIAKRPMARVTKPLREMGAHIDGREGGNYTPLAVRGGALRPLRYNSPVASAQVKSAILLAGLFADGLTSVTEPHRSRDHTERMIRLFGGEVNVDGPTVSVAGPQRLGGTHIYVPGDISSAAFFLVAGAIVPNSEITLKNVGLNPTRTGIIDVLERMGADITVDHVRNEETEPIGDITIRTSALQAVEIGGDLIPRLIDEIPIIALLATQAEGTTVIKDASELKVKETNRIDTVVTELKKFGADIEATDDGMVIRGKTALYADGIVVDSHGDHRIGMMLAIAACCAKGMVRLERPEAVAVSYPGFFADLRSLL; from the coding sequence ATGCAGCTGCCAACGAACGTATCATCGCTTCGGGGAACGATGGAAGTGCCCGGCGACAAATCGATTTCCCATCGCGCTGTCATGCTCGGGGCGCTCGCTTCCGGACGGACGGTGATCGATCATTTTTTGCCTGGCGCAGATTGTTTAAGCACGATCGACTGCTTCCGCAAGCTCGGTGTCGACATTCGCCAAGACGGGACGAATGTCATCGTCGAAGGGGCGGGGCCCGGCGGGCTTCGCGAGCCGGCCGCCGTGCTTGATGTCGGCAATTCCGGCACGACGGCGCGCCTTTTGCTCGGCATTTTGGCCGGTCAGCCGTTTCACGCTTGCCTTGTTGGCGACGAGTCGATTGCCAAACGGCCGATGGCGCGGGTGACGAAGCCGCTTCGCGAGATGGGAGCGCATATTGACGGGCGTGAGGGCGGCAATTATACGCCGCTTGCGGTCCGCGGCGGCGCGCTCCGCCCGCTCCGCTACAACTCGCCGGTGGCGAGCGCCCAAGTGAAGTCGGCCATTTTGCTCGCCGGTTTGTTTGCCGATGGCTTAACGTCCGTCACTGAGCCGCACCGTTCGCGCGACCATACAGAACGAATGATCCGGCTGTTTGGCGGTGAGGTGAACGTCGACGGCCCAACCGTCTCGGTGGCCGGCCCGCAGCGCTTGGGTGGGACGCACATTTACGTTCCCGGCGATATTTCATCGGCCGCCTTTTTCCTCGTCGCCGGCGCCATTGTGCCGAACAGCGAAATTACGCTGAAAAACGTTGGCTTAAATCCGACGAGAACCGGGATTATCGATGTGCTCGAACGAATGGGAGCCGACATTACGGTTGACCATGTCCGCAATGAGGAAACGGAGCCGATCGGCGATATCACGATTCGCACATCGGCGCTTCAAGCGGTCGAAATTGGCGGCGATCTCATTCCAAGGTTGATCGATGAAATTCCGATCATCGCCTTGCTGGCGACGCAGGCCGAAGGGACGACCGTCATTAAAGATGCCAGTGAGTTGAAAGTAAAAGAAACGAACCGAATCGATACGGTCGTCACGGAGCTGAAAAAATTTGGCGCCGATATTGAAGCGACCGATGACGGCATGGTCATTCGCGGCAAAACGGCGCTTTACGCCGACGGGATTGTCGTCGACAGCCATGGGGATCACCGGATCGGCATGATGCTCGCCATCGCCGCCTGCTGCGCGAAAGGAATGGTCCGCCTTGAGCGTCCGGAAGCGGTCGCGGTCTCCTATCCGGGCTTTTTTGCCGATCTTCGTTCTTTGCTGTAG
- a CDS encoding tetratricopeptide repeat protein, which produces MTRVEQIIRLVENGNVDKALALVPKVKKYGSDEEKYALADCLYAWGMPEEAKGLLEELAARYPDDGDIRLFLAEVYTELEAEDEALALLAEIGEDDPQFVRACLLAADLYEMQGLTEVSERKLRQAYKKAPDEPIVQFALAELYFSLGEYAKSVPFYEQVQKNARELAGVLVVERLAEALSRSGEFEAALPYYEEALNEKTDSRTLFAYGFTALQAGYTQTAIDKLSTLKELDPDYASLYVYLAKAYEQEGQLRKSYETVLEGMKIDEWNKELRLYAGKLALKLNKPAEAEEQLKKALEIDGGYIEALTVLSALWLHEQRYEDVVALLEQAMADGEYDPQFEWDLGRAKHRLEMYGDALNHYAEAYNFFKNNVDFLEEYGYFLIEEGNRAAAREIFQQIVGLDPSHTEAAEMLLELEE; this is translated from the coding sequence ATGACACGTGTTGAACAAATCATTCGTCTAGTAGAAAACGGAAATGTTGACAAAGCGTTGGCGCTCGTGCCGAAAGTGAAAAAATATGGAAGCGACGAAGAGAAATATGCGCTTGCGGACTGTTTGTACGCATGGGGGATGCCGGAGGAGGCAAAAGGGCTGCTTGAGGAGCTTGCCGCCCGCTATCCGGACGATGGCGACATCCGCTTGTTTTTAGCCGAAGTGTATACGGAACTTGAGGCTGAAGACGAAGCGCTTGCCCTTTTAGCCGAGATCGGGGAGGATGATCCACAGTTTGTCCGGGCGTGCCTGCTCGCCGCCGATTTATACGAAATGCAAGGGCTGACGGAAGTGAGCGAGCGAAAGCTGCGTCAGGCGTATAAAAAGGCGCCGGATGAGCCGATCGTCCAATTCGCCTTGGCGGAATTGTATTTTTCGCTCGGCGAATATGCAAAAAGCGTGCCGTTTTATGAACAAGTGCAAAAGAATGCGCGCGAGCTGGCTGGCGTCCTCGTTGTGGAGCGGCTGGCCGAGGCGCTCAGCCGCTCCGGGGAGTTTGAGGCGGCACTTCCATATTATGAGGAAGCGCTCAACGAAAAAACGGACAGCCGGACATTGTTCGCCTACGGATTCACGGCCTTGCAGGCCGGCTACACGCAAACGGCCATCGACAAGCTCAGCACTTTAAAAGAACTCGATCCGGATTACGCCTCCCTTTACGTATATTTGGCGAAAGCCTATGAGCAGGAAGGACAGCTCCGAAAAAGCTACGAAACGGTGCTCGAAGGGATGAAAATCGATGAGTGGAATAAAGAGCTCCGCCTTTATGCCGGCAAATTGGCATTAAAGCTGAACAAACCGGCCGAAGCGGAAGAGCAGCTGAAAAAGGCGCTCGAGATCGATGGCGGTTATATTGAGGCGCTCACGGTTTTATCAGCGCTTTGGCTTCACGAGCAGCGCTATGAGGATGTGGTGGCGCTTTTGGAGCAGGCGATGGCTGACGGTGAATACGACCCGCAGTTTGAATGGGATTTAGGGCGCGCCAAACATCGGCTTGAGATGTATGGCGATGCATTAAATCATTACGCTGAGGCATATAATTTCTTTAAGAATAACGTCGATTTTCTCGAAGAGTACGGATATTTTCTCATCGAGGAAGGAAATCGGGCGGCAGCAAGAGAAATATTTCAACAAATCGTCGGTCTGGATCCGAGCCATACGGAGGCGGCCGAGATGCTGCTTGAGCTCGAGGAGTAG
- a CDS encoding ReoY family proteolytic degradation factor has product MTHVSVNEKKEFIRWFLSHYQLKRRECVWILNYLMSHDQLMQKVHFVENAQYCPRGIVMSTHCVDDVPFRFYKGNVMTTDAEKSFHDIRLNRDEDIYIQLNFRASFHSPQYVAVLEENPYAPKQAQVSENDQRLAEQFLERSIYEFRRGRLMKLIDEALDRHDEEAFRRLTDELNKL; this is encoded by the coding sequence ATGACGCACGTATCCGTCAATGAAAAAAAAGAGTTCATCCGTTGGTTTTTAAGCCATTATCAGTTGAAACGGCGCGAATGTGTGTGGATTTTAAACTATTTGATGAGCCATGACCAGCTGATGCAGAAGGTGCATTTTGTCGAGAACGCTCAATATTGCCCGCGCGGCATCGTCATGTCGACCCACTGCGTGGATGATGTGCCGTTTCGTTTTTACAAAGGGAATGTGATGACGACCGATGCGGAGAAATCGTTCCATGATATCCGCTTGAACCGCGACGAAGATATTTACATTCAGCTCAATTTCCGCGCTTCTTTTCACTCGCCGCAATATGTTGCTGTGCTTGAGGAAAACCCGTACGCACCGAAGCAGGCGCAAGTGAGCGAAAACGACCAGCGCCTTGCCGAGCAATTTTTGGAGCGGTCCATTTACGAGTTCCGGCGCGGGCGGCTGATGAAGCTGATCGACGAGGCGCTCGACCGCCACGATGAAGAGGCGTTTCGCCGGCTGACCGATGAATTAAACAAATTGTAA
- a CDS encoding YpiF family protein has translation MKWTSGDVATYEKERDYIDTALIPLLPVAIGQGARRLASGGELVGLVAAEVERQLRGRVFLLPPFVYFADEGRDQLLERLTNWTNRLRQEGMDHVFYVTCDRAWQEETEASRIWLVPAVPLESMDEPYKHELVREQAAELLRFFVSRWTKG, from the coding sequence ATGAAATGGACAAGCGGGGACGTCGCCACCTACGAAAAAGAGCGCGACTACATTGATACGGCACTCATTCCGCTTTTGCCGGTGGCCATCGGCCAAGGCGCGAGGCGGCTCGCTTCTGGAGGAGAGCTCGTCGGGCTCGTCGCCGCTGAGGTCGAGCGGCAGCTGAGGGGGCGCGTGTTTTTGTTGCCGCCATTTGTTTATTTTGCGGATGAAGGGCGGGACCAGCTGCTAGAAAGGCTGACGAATTGGACAAACCGCCTCAGGCAGGAAGGGATGGACCATGTGTTTTATGTGACGTGCGATCGCGCGTGGCAAGAGGAGACGGAGGCCAGCCGCATTTGGCTCGTTCCGGCCGTTCCGCTCGAGAGCATGGACGAGCCGTACAAGCATGAACTCGTTCGCGAGCAGGCTGCTGAGCTTCTCCGCTTTTTCGTCAGCCGCTGGACGAAAGGATAG
- the qcrA gene encoding menaquinol-cytochrome c reductase iron-sulfur subunit, which produces MSDSKHRVTRRQFLNYTLTGVGGFMAAGMLMPMLRFAFDPILRETAGTEMVAVADVKEITTEPKRFDFKVKVKDAWYESEEPRSAWVYKDEKGDIIALSPVCKHLGCTVDWNTDKNNPNHFFCPCHYGLYTKDGTNVPGTPPLAPLDRYEFEVKDGKLYLGKAKPRGEA; this is translated from the coding sequence ATGAGCGACAGCAAACATCGCGTAACGAGACGTCAATTTTTAAACTACACGCTGACTGGCGTCGGCGGCTTTATGGCAGCAGGGATGCTCATGCCGATGCTCCGTTTTGCCTTTGACCCGATCTTGAGAGAGACGGCGGGCACAGAGATGGTCGCGGTGGCTGACGTCAAAGAAATCACGACCGAGCCGAAGCGCTTCGACTTTAAAGTGAAGGTGAAAGACGCTTGGTACGAGTCGGAAGAGCCGAGATCAGCCTGGGTGTACAAGGATGAAAAAGGGGACATTATCGCCCTGTCGCCGGTTTGCAAACACCTTGGCTGTACGGTCGACTGGAATACGGACAAAAACAATCCGAATCATTTCTTCTGTCCGTGCCACTACGGGCTTTATACGAAAGACGGCACGAACGTTCCGGGGACGCCGCCGTTAGCTCCACTTGACCGCTACGAATTTGAAGTGAAAGACGGAAAGCTGTACTTAGGCAAGGCGAAACCAAGAGGGGAGGCGTAA
- the qcrB gene encoding menaquinol-cytochrome c reductase cytochrome b subunit — MLNKLYDWVDERLDITPLWRDIADHEVPEHVNPAHHFSAFVYCFGGLTFFVTVIQILSGMFLTMYYVPDIKNAWESVYYLQNEVAFGQIVRGMHHWGASLVIVMMFLHTLRVFFQGAYKKPREMNWIVGVLIFMVMMGLGFTGYLLPWDMKALFATKVGLQIAEATPLIGPAIKTLLAGDPEIVGAQTLARFFAIHVFFLPAALLGLMAAHFLMIRRQGISGPL; from the coding sequence GTGTTAAACAAGCTGTATGACTGGGTCGATGAACGCTTAGATATTACGCCTTTATGGCGGGATATCGCCGATCACGAAGTTCCGGAGCACGTCAACCCGGCCCACCATTTTTCCGCCTTTGTCTATTGTTTCGGCGGGCTGACGTTTTTTGTCACGGTCATTCAAATCTTGTCGGGCATGTTTTTAACGATGTACTACGTCCCGGACATTAAAAACGCGTGGGAATCGGTGTATTACTTGCAAAACGAAGTGGCGTTCGGCCAAATCGTGCGCGGCATGCACCACTGGGGGGCAAGCTTGGTCATCGTCATGATGTTTTTACATACGCTGCGCGTCTTTTTCCAAGGGGCGTATAAAAAGCCGCGCGAGATGAACTGGATCGTCGGCGTGTTGATCTTCATGGTCATGATGGGGCTTGGCTTTACCGGCTATTTATTGCCTTGGGATATGAAAGCGCTGTTTGCGACAAAAGTCGGTCTGCAAATCGCTGAAGCGACGCCGCTCATCGGACCGGCGATCAAAACGCTGTTGGCCGGGGATCCGGAAATTGTCGGCGCTCAAACGCTGGCGCGTTTCTTTGCGATTCACGTCTTCTTCTTGCCGGCGGCTTTGCTCGGTTTAATGGCAGCGCACTTTTTAATGATTCGCAGACAAGGCATTTCCGGTCCGCTATGA
- a CDS encoding menaquinol-cytochrome c reductase cytochrome b/c subunit: MHRGKGMKFVGDSRIPAVRKPNIPKDYSEYPGKTEVFWPNFLLKEWLVGSVFLVGFLCLTVAHPSPLERIADPTDTTYIPLPDWYFLFLYQLLKYSYASGPYTVIGAIVMPGLAFAALLLAPFLDRGPERRPWKRPVATGMMLLTLAAIVYLTWESVVTHDWKKAAEQGKIRAEVEIDTNAEGYKIAQANTCTSCHGQNLSGGAGPSLIGTGLTAEEIAKIAKEGQGSMPAGIFKGTDEELKKMAEFIAGLKAE; encoded by the coding sequence ATGCATCGCGGAAAAGGAATGAAATTTGTCGGCGATTCCCGTATTCCCGCGGTAAGAAAACCGAATATTCCGAAGGACTATTCAGAGTACCCCGGGAAAACGGAAGTGTTTTGGCCGAACTTCCTCTTGAAGGAATGGCTTGTCGGTTCGGTCTTTCTCGTCGGTTTTTTATGCTTGACGGTCGCCCACCCGTCGCCGCTTGAGCGGATCGCCGACCCGACGGACACGACGTATATACCGCTGCCTGACTGGTATTTCTTGTTCTTATACCAATTGCTCAAATATTCGTATGCATCCGGTCCGTATACGGTCATCGGTGCGATCGTCATGCCGGGGCTGGCGTTTGCTGCTTTGCTGCTGGCGCCGTTTTTGGATCGCGGTCCGGAGCGCCGTCCGTGGAAGCGCCCAGTGGCAACAGGGATGATGCTCCTTACTCTCGCTGCGATCGTTTATTTGACATGGGAGTCGGTCGTCACGCATGACTGGAAAAAGGCGGCTGAACAAGGGAAAATTCGTGCGGAAGTGGAAATTGACACGAACGCCGAAGGGTACAAAATCGCCCAAGCGAATACGTGCACGTCGTGCCACGGGCAAAACTTGTCCGGCGGCGCCGGCCCATCGCTCATTGGCACCGGCTTGACGGCAGAAGAGATCGCGAAGATCGCCAAAGAAGGGCAAGGAAGCATGCCGGCTGGCATTTTTAAAGGCACGGATGAAGAGTTGAAAAAAATGGCGGAATTCATCGCCGGCTTAAAAGCGGAATAA
- a CDS encoding DUF1405 domain-containing protein → MAWLYAIFASRPVIWLLLLVNAAGTVYGYYWYRYQLAETPPLFLPFVPDSPTASLFFLIVLGAWLLGRSAPLFEALAFVTLVKYGIWAVVMNVLVWRATGTLDWAGWLLVVSHGAMAVEGVLYAPLYRFRSVHLALAAVWTLHNDVIDYVFGMMPRYHMLADYADQIGYFTFWLSIASIAVAYWLGVRMRRQPFSPPPA, encoded by the coding sequence ATGGCATGGCTTTATGCGATATTCGCCTCTCGGCCGGTTATTTGGCTGCTCTTGCTTGTCAATGCTGCCGGCACCGTTTACGGCTATTATTGGTACCGCTATCAGCTTGCGGAAACGCCGCCCTTGTTTTTGCCGTTTGTGCCTGACAGCCCGACGGCGAGCCTTTTTTTTCTCATCGTCCTCGGCGCCTGGCTGCTCGGGCGGTCGGCGCCGCTGTTTGAAGCGCTTGCCTTTGTGACGCTTGTCAAATACGGAATTTGGGCGGTCGTCATGAACGTGCTCGTTTGGCGCGCCACCGGAACGCTCGATTGGGCAGGATGGCTGCTCGTCGTTTCACACGGGGCGATGGCGGTCGAAGGCGTGCTGTACGCTCCCCTTTATCGGTTTCGCTCTGTTCATCTCGCCTTGGCGGCGGTTTGGACGCTGCATAACGATGTCATCGACTACGTGTTTGGCATGATGCCGCGCTATCATATGTTGGCTGATTATGCTGACCAAATCGGCTATTTTACGTTTTGGCTGAGCATCGCCTCCATTGCTGTGGCGTATTGGCTTGGCGTCCGCATGCGGCGGCAGCCGTTTTCGCCCCCTCCCGCATAG